Proteins from a genomic interval of Lysobacter stagni:
- the prmC gene encoding peptide chain release factor N(5)-glutamine methyltransferase has translation MTDLPPTPTVGALLAAATLRLGGEDARAEAALLLADTLGVSQTWLYVHRDDEVDAPRARTFDALVERRAAGEPVAYLLGRRGFWRFDLQVSPATLIPRPETERLVELALERLPGDRDVRVADLGTGTGAIALAIAHERPRATVIATDASAEALSVARANASALGLPVDFRHGDWLAPLTDEAFDLIASNPPYIADDDVHLGQGDLRFEPRGALASGADGLDDIRRIAADAPSHLRPGGWLLVEHGWEQGAAVRALFEANGFESVETVQDWERRDRVTLGRRR, from the coding sequence ATGACCGATCTCCCTCCGACCCCGACCGTCGGTGCGCTCCTGGCCGCGGCCACACTCCGGCTGGGTGGCGAGGACGCCCGGGCCGAGGCCGCGCTCCTGCTGGCCGACACCCTGGGCGTGTCCCAGACCTGGCTGTATGTGCACCGCGACGATGAAGTCGACGCCCCCCGCGCCCGGACGTTCGACGCGCTGGTCGAACGCCGCGCGGCCGGCGAGCCGGTGGCCTACCTGCTGGGGCGGCGTGGCTTCTGGCGCTTCGACCTGCAGGTGTCGCCCGCGACCTTGATCCCCCGCCCGGAGACGGAACGCCTGGTCGAACTCGCGCTGGAGCGCCTGCCGGGCGACCGCGACGTCCGCGTCGCCGACCTCGGCACGGGCACCGGGGCCATCGCACTGGCCATCGCCCATGAGCGCCCGCGCGCGACCGTCATCGCCACCGATGCCAGTGCGGAGGCGTTGTCGGTTGCCCGCGCCAACGCCAGCGCGCTGGGACTGCCGGTGGATTTCCGCCACGGCGACTGGCTCGCGCCGCTGACGGATGAGGCGTTCGACCTGATCGCGAGCAATCCGCCGTACATCGCCGACGACGACGTGCATCTGGGGCAGGGAGACCTGCGCTTCGAGCCGCGCGGCGCGCTGGCCTCGGGGGCGGACGGACTGGACGACATCCGCCGCATCGCCGCGGACGCCCCGTCGCACCTGCGTCCCGGCGGCTGGCTGCTGGTCGAGCACGGATGGGAGCAGGGCGCGGCGGTGCGCGCGCTGTTCGAGGCGAACGGATTCGAATCCGTGGAGACGGTGCAGGACTGGGAGCGGCGCGACCGTGTAACGCTGGGGCGCAGGCGCTGA
- a CDS encoding NUDIX hydrolase, whose product MNEAHAEEPLETLYEGPWLRMLRRGRWEYVERTHGDGMAVIVIAVTPDDNVLFVEQYRIPLGAPTIEMPAGLVGDDHATDTLEAAAGRELIEETGWSANRLEVLLVGPTSAGMSNERIAFVRASGLTRVGTGGGVDNENITVHEVPRAQAPAWLMQKQREGYELDLKLWAGLWMIEHNPDGSPAV is encoded by the coding sequence ATGAACGAAGCCCACGCCGAAGAACCGCTGGAAACCCTGTACGAGGGTCCGTGGCTGCGCATGCTGCGGCGCGGGCGCTGGGAATACGTGGAACGCACCCACGGTGATGGCATGGCGGTGATCGTCATCGCCGTGACCCCGGACGACAACGTGTTGTTCGTCGAGCAGTACCGCATCCCGCTCGGCGCGCCCACCATCGAGATGCCGGCCGGACTGGTCGGCGACGACCATGCCACCGACACGCTCGAAGCCGCGGCCGGCCGCGAGCTGATCGAGGAAACCGGCTGGTCCGCCAATCGACTGGAAGTGTTGCTGGTCGGCCCAACCTCGGCGGGCATGAGCAACGAGCGCATCGCCTTCGTCCGCGCGAGCGGGCTGACCCGCGTCGGCACCGGCGGCGGCGTCGACAACGAGAACATCACCGTCCACGAAGTCCCGCGCGCGCAGGCCCCGGCCTGGCTGATGCAGAAGCAGCGCGAGGGGTACGAACTCGACCTCAAGCTCTGGGCGGGTCTGTGGATGATCGAACACAACCCGGACGGTTCGCCCGCGGTTTGA
- the pip gene encoding prolyl aminopeptidase: MRTLYPEIEPFDSGTLQVDDRHTLYYEQCGNPDGKPVVLLHGGPGAGCSPKMRRFHDPSKYRIVLFDQRGSGRSTPHADLVDNTTWDLVADIEALRARLGIDRWQVFGGSWGSTLALAYAQAHPQRVAELVLRGIFMLRRWELEWFYQEGASRLFPDAWEHYLAAIPVVERHDLISAYHRRLTSGDEATRLAAAKAWSVWEGATSFLHVDPDFAASHEDPRFALAFARIENHYFVNSGFFEADDQLLRDAHRIADIPGVIVHGRYDVVCPVANAWDLKKAWPKGELVITPASGHSAFEAENVDALVRATDRFAT, translated from the coding sequence ATGCGCACGCTCTATCCCGAGATCGAACCCTTCGACAGCGGCACGCTCCAGGTGGACGATCGCCACACGCTCTACTACGAGCAGTGCGGCAACCCCGATGGCAAGCCGGTGGTGCTGCTGCATGGCGGTCCGGGCGCGGGCTGCAGCCCGAAGATGCGCCGCTTCCACGATCCGTCGAAGTACCGCATCGTCCTGTTCGACCAGCGCGGCAGCGGGCGTTCCACGCCGCACGCGGATCTCGTCGACAACACCACGTGGGATCTGGTCGCCGACATCGAGGCGCTGCGCGCCAGGCTCGGCATCGATCGCTGGCAGGTGTTCGGCGGTTCGTGGGGTTCCACGCTCGCACTGGCGTACGCGCAGGCGCACCCGCAGCGCGTTGCCGAACTGGTGCTGCGCGGCATCTTCATGCTGCGTCGCTGGGAGCTTGAGTGGTTCTACCAGGAGGGAGCTTCGCGGCTGTTCCCGGATGCGTGGGAGCACTACCTCGCCGCGATTCCCGTGGTCGAACGCCACGACCTCATCAGCGCCTACCATCGCCGCCTGACGTCCGGCGACGAAGCCACCCGGCTGGCCGCCGCGAAGGCGTGGAGCGTGTGGGAAGGCGCCACCAGTTTCCTGCACGTGGATCCCGACTTCGCCGCCAGCCACGAAGACCCGCGGTTCGCGCTCGCGTTCGCGCGCATCGAGAACCACTACTTCGTCAACAGCGGCTTCTTCGAAGCGGACGACCAGCTGCTGCGCGACGCACACCGCATTGCCGACATCCCCGGTGTGATCGTGCACGGTCGCTATGACGTCGTGTGCCCGGTCGCCAACGCATGGGACCTGAAGAAAGCGTGGCCGAAGGGCGAACTGGTGATCACGCCGGCGTCAGGACATTCGGCCTTCGAAGCGGAGAACGTCGACGCGCTGGTCCGCGCGACCGATCGCTTCGCGACCTAG
- a CDS encoding DUF1631 family protein → MSGYPHGVAQATRTDPLRVLEEIKRQSLEALGGLPGTLYGPVEDALKLAALKSDGKVNHYEEQAALWVLRQHQATHVMRFRQQVAQSFDDFRALRIRSGGDVTLRLVDEQQLEYELASGRLNEALVARFARPLDTLQSRLQTLADAMRVPMGANPIGPERLVAAFSQTLLDAQVPDTLRGRLFRFYETDLIRVLGELYARINTLLATSGYGGAAPAPRPPQEDLRRFQDDVLVPTPHMGGFGGTHDGFGGQHSPGPVSAAGAGNFGRTLSTPMSQQDIAAMASELSQLRSQLHAWRDSVPRADSHGMPGSGFDRSVGQRREMRVDEILSVASLLQAEPPDAFARALAVSGRLGETIRDHLQDGARRLGLNPDQACFSAEEEDAIDLVALLFDSLFRHNALQDRARRLYARLVLPYVKVALTDNAVFVKREHPARRLLDAITEACEGNDGETPQDRELLDRATEISQRIVAEYNEDLAVFELAHAELDALLAQQRRRFELQEQRAAKATYGRERLGAARSQAENALHERTGETTLTQAVADFLAMPWRHHVVQTLLRDNVDQRRHAEAIALGDALVMADRLAQQNRGRELADQLLALQPAIIECLASSGLDDSAAQHGLAGLVRALVDPDTSRRVRPAAPLSVQEDDTGEAERRLWLAGGTDTVRHDPLLAERMRALEVGDWVRLVDADGESAAAKVAWVSPLTSRFLLVNRRGLRVLAASAEELAALATSGRLTIGAERTAFDEAMRQVRRHLDRGTGTR, encoded by the coding sequence GTGTCCGGCTACCCGCACGGCGTCGCTCAAGCCACGCGTACCGATCCCTTGCGCGTGCTCGAGGAGATCAAGCGCCAGTCTCTGGAGGCGCTCGGCGGCCTGCCGGGCACGCTCTATGGACCGGTCGAAGATGCGCTCAAGCTCGCCGCGCTCAAGAGCGACGGGAAGGTCAATCATTACGAAGAGCAGGCTGCGCTCTGGGTGCTGCGCCAGCACCAGGCGACGCATGTCATGCGCTTCCGCCAGCAGGTCGCGCAATCCTTCGACGATTTCCGTGCCCTGCGCATCCGCAGCGGCGGCGACGTCACGCTGCGCCTGGTGGATGAGCAGCAACTGGAATACGAACTGGCCAGTGGTCGTCTGAACGAGGCGCTGGTCGCCCGTTTCGCACGACCGCTGGACACGCTGCAGAGCCGTCTGCAAACGCTCGCCGATGCGATGCGCGTGCCGATGGGCGCCAACCCGATCGGTCCGGAACGCCTGGTCGCCGCTTTCTCGCAGACGTTGCTGGACGCACAGGTCCCCGACACGCTGCGCGGCCGCCTGTTCCGCTTCTACGAAACCGACCTGATTCGCGTGCTGGGCGAGCTCTACGCCCGCATCAACACGCTGCTGGCCACCTCCGGTTATGGCGGGGCTGCTCCGGCGCCGCGTCCGCCGCAGGAAGATCTGCGCCGTTTCCAGGACGACGTGCTGGTGCCCACCCCCCACATGGGTGGTTTCGGCGGCACGCACGACGGCTTCGGCGGCCAGCACTCTCCGGGCCCGGTCTCGGCCGCAGGTGCTGGCAATTTCGGTCGCACCTTGTCCACACCGATGTCCCAGCAGGACATCGCGGCCATGGCCAGCGAGCTGTCGCAGCTGCGCAGCCAACTGCACGCCTGGCGCGATTCCGTGCCGCGTGCCGATTCGCATGGCATGCCGGGCTCGGGTTTCGATCGCTCGGTGGGTCAGCGCCGCGAAATGCGCGTGGACGAGATCCTCAGCGTCGCCTCGCTGCTCCAGGCCGAACCGCCGGACGCGTTCGCCCGTGCGCTGGCCGTGTCCGGCCGCCTCGGCGAGACCATCCGCGACCATCTGCAGGACGGTGCGCGCCGCCTTGGCCTCAACCCGGACCAGGCCTGCTTCAGCGCCGAAGAAGAAGACGCGATCGATCTGGTCGCGCTGCTGTTCGACTCGCTGTTCCGCCACAACGCACTGCAGGATCGTGCGCGTCGCCTGTACGCGCGCCTCGTGCTGCCGTACGTGAAGGTGGCGCTCACCGACAACGCCGTGTTCGTCAAGCGCGAACATCCGGCCCGTCGCCTGCTCGACGCCATCACCGAAGCCTGCGAAGGCAACGACGGCGAGACGCCGCAGGATCGCGAACTGCTCGACCGCGCCACCGAGATCTCGCAGCGCATCGTTGCCGAGTACAACGAAGACCTTGCGGTGTTCGAACTCGCGCACGCCGAACTCGACGCGCTGCTGGCGCAGCAGCGTCGTCGCTTCGAGCTGCAGGAACAGCGTGCCGCCAAGGCCACCTACGGTCGTGAGCGCCTTGGCGCCGCCCGTTCGCAGGCCGAGAACGCACTGCACGAACGCACCGGCGAAACGACGCTGACGCAGGCGGTTGCCGACTTCCTGGCCATGCCGTGGCGACATCACGTGGTGCAGACGCTGCTGCGCGACAACGTCGACCAGCGCCGCCATGCCGAGGCCATTGCGCTCGGCGACGCGCTGGTGATGGCCGACCGCCTCGCCCAGCAGAACCGTGGCCGCGAACTGGCCGACCAGCTGCTCGCGTTGCAGCCGGCGATCATCGAATGCCTGGCCAGCTCCGGCCTGGACGACAGCGCTGCCCAGCACGGCCTGGCCGGTCTGGTGCGCGCGCTGGTCGATCCCGATACCTCGCGCCGCGTGCGCCCTGCGGCGCCGCTGTCGGTGCAGGAAGACGACACAGGTGAAGCGGAGCGTCGCCTGTGGCTGGCCGGCGGCACCGACACCGTCCGCCACGACCCATTGCTGGCCGAGCGCATGCGTGCGCTGGAAGTGGGCGATTGGGTGCGCCTGGTCGACGCCGATGGCGAGAGCGCAGCGGCCAAGGTCGCATGGGTCAGCCCGCTGACCTCGCGCTTCCTGCTGGTCAACCGCCGCGGCCTGCGCGTGCTGGCGGCTTCGGCCGAGGAACTGGCCGCGCTGGCCACTTCCGGCCGCCTGACCATCGGTGCCGAGCGCACCGCCTTCGACGAAGCGATGCGCCAGGTGCGTCGCCACCTCGATCGCGGAACGGGCACGCGCTGA
- a CDS encoding 5'-3' exonuclease, with product MTLPTSPASHRGGTLFLVDASLYVFRAWHSMPNEFHDAEGWPTNAVHGFARFLLELIDRARPQNIAVAFDEALDSCFRNALYPAYKANRESAPEELKRQFGHCRALCEAMGLAVLSHGEYEADDLIGSAMIALRPHGYRAVIVSADKDLSQLLGDHDEQWDFAKGQRWGAAGVPERHGVHAHQIADYLALTGDAVDNIPGVPGIGAKTAAALLGHFGTLDALLARVEEVPFLRLRGAAAAAAKLRQHREQALLCRQLTTIALDAPIGETSLHFARGRADAAALGTLCDSLRFGPMTRRRLYESVGLDFAPSALPS from the coding sequence ATGACCCTGCCGACGTCCCCGGCGTCGCATCGCGGCGGGACGCTGTTCCTGGTCGATGCCAGCCTGTACGTCTTCCGCGCCTGGCACTCCATGCCCAACGAGTTCCACGACGCGGAGGGCTGGCCGACCAACGCCGTGCATGGCTTCGCCCGCTTCCTGCTGGAGCTGATCGACCGGGCGCGCCCGCAGAACATCGCCGTCGCTTTCGACGAGGCGCTGGACTCGTGCTTCCGCAATGCGCTCTACCCGGCCTACAAGGCCAACCGCGAGTCCGCGCCGGAAGAACTCAAGCGCCAGTTCGGACACTGCCGGGCGCTGTGCGAGGCGATGGGCCTGGCCGTACTGTCGCATGGCGAATACGAGGCCGACGATCTGATCGGCAGCGCCATGATCGCGCTGCGCCCGCACGGATACCGCGCGGTCATCGTCTCGGCGGACAAGGACCTGTCGCAGTTGCTGGGCGACCACGACGAGCAGTGGGACTTCGCCAAGGGCCAGCGCTGGGGCGCGGCCGGCGTGCCGGAGCGCCATGGCGTGCACGCGCACCAGATCGCCGACTACCTGGCGCTCACCGGCGATGCGGTGGACAACATTCCCGGCGTGCCCGGCATCGGCGCGAAGACCGCGGCCGCGCTGCTCGGCCATTTCGGCACGCTGGACGCGTTGCTCGCGCGCGTGGAGGAAGTGCCCTTCCTGCGCTTGCGCGGCGCAGCCGCCGCTGCGGCGAAATTGCGCCAGCACCGTGAGCAGGCGCTGCTGTGTCGCCAGCTGACCACCATCGCGCTGGATGCGCCGATTGGCGAGACGTCGCTGCACTTCGCGCGCGGCCGCGCCGATGCCGCCGCCCTTGGCACGCTATGCGATTCGCTCCGTTTCGGTCCGATGACGCGGCGCCGGTTGTACGAATCGGTGGGCCTGGACTTCGCCCCGTCAGCGCTTCCGTCGTAG
- a CDS encoding NAD(P) transhydrogenase subunit alpha translates to MAGITIGVAGETASGERRVALTPETCRKLIARGARVRVQRGAGRQAAFTDEAYADAGAELVDDSTAALHEADVVLCVQPPTATTLQQLRDGTTLVGLLAPQSDSARGEAITARNLIAFPLERLPRTTRAQAMDVLSSQAGMAGYKAVLIAAQLAPRFFPMLTTAAGTIRPSKVLIVGAGVAGLQAIATAKRLGAQVEGFDVRPETREQIESLGGKFLDLGVSAAGEGGYARALTDEERAEQQRRLAEHLKGVDVVVCTAAVPGRPAPKIITTTMVAGMKPGSVIVDLAAETGGNCELTRPGETIESGGVTVAGPLNLASAGAVHASEMYARNVLNFVSLFVTDEASKEGRLAFDWNDELLAKTVWPERTAPT, encoded by the coding sequence ATGGCGGGCATCACGATTGGCGTGGCAGGCGAAACCGCAAGCGGCGAGCGCCGCGTCGCATTGACGCCCGAAACCTGCAGGAAACTGATCGCACGCGGCGCACGCGTGCGCGTGCAACGCGGCGCCGGGCGACAGGCCGCCTTCACTGACGAGGCCTACGCCGACGCCGGCGCCGAACTCGTCGACGACAGCACTGCCGCGCTGCACGAGGCCGACGTGGTGCTGTGCGTGCAACCGCCCACGGCCACCACGCTGCAACAACTGCGCGACGGCACCACGCTGGTCGGTCTGCTCGCACCCCAGTCCGACTCCGCGCGCGGCGAAGCCATCACCGCACGCAACCTGATCGCCTTTCCGCTGGAACGCCTGCCGCGCACCACGCGCGCGCAGGCGATGGACGTGCTCAGCTCGCAGGCAGGCATGGCCGGTTACAAGGCGGTGCTGATCGCCGCGCAGCTCGCACCGCGCTTCTTCCCGATGCTGACCACCGCGGCCGGCACGATCCGTCCGTCGAAGGTGCTGATCGTCGGTGCCGGCGTGGCGGGGCTGCAGGCCATCGCCACCGCCAAGCGGCTGGGCGCGCAGGTCGAAGGCTTCGACGTGCGTCCGGAAACGCGCGAGCAGATTGAATCTCTCGGTGGCAAGTTCCTCGACCTGGGCGTCAGCGCGGCGGGCGAAGGCGGTTACGCGCGTGCGCTCACCGACGAGGAACGCGCCGAGCAACAACGCCGTCTGGCCGAACACCTCAAGGGCGTGGACGTGGTGGTCTGCACCGCTGCTGTGCCGGGACGCCCCGCGCCGAAGATCATCACCACCACGATGGTGGCGGGCATGAAGCCCGGCAGCGTGATCGTCGACCTGGCCGCGGAAACCGGCGGCAACTGCGAACTCACCCGACCGGGCGAAACCATCGAGAGCGGCGGCGTCACCGTCGCCGGGCCGCTCAACCTGGCCAGCGCCGGCGCGGTGCACGCGAGCGAGATGTACGCGCGCAACGTGCTCAACTTCGTCAGCCTGTTCGTGACCGACGAAGCCTCGAAGGAAGGCCGCCTCGCCTTCGACTGGAACGACGAGCTGCTGGCGAAGACGGTCTGGCCGGAGCGCACAGCGCCGACGTGA
- a CDS encoding RNA polymerase sigma factor, which produces MSVRLPASLEEFLAGIGPRAFRFAELGLRHRDDALDAVQDAMMKMLAYRERPAQEWAPLFWSILRSRVVDLQRRRTFRLRWLAPAPDRDDSLLDWADDGPDPSRTHDGREAYGKLADALATLPRRQREAFSLRVLEELDVATTARAMGCSEGAVKTHLSRAREALQRQLEDWR; this is translated from the coding sequence GTGTCGGTGCGCCTGCCGGCCTCGCTGGAGGAGTTCCTCGCCGGCATCGGCCCGCGCGCCTTCCGCTTCGCCGAACTGGGCCTGCGCCATCGCGACGACGCACTGGATGCGGTGCAGGACGCGATGATGAAGATGCTCGCCTACCGCGAGCGCCCCGCACAGGAATGGGCGCCGCTGTTCTGGAGCATCCTGCGCAGCCGCGTGGTGGACCTGCAGCGCCGTCGCACATTCCGCCTGCGCTGGTTGGCGCCCGCACCGGACCGTGACGACAGCCTGCTGGACTGGGCCGACGACGGCCCCGATCCGTCCCGCACCCACGACGGGCGCGAGGCCTACGGCAAGCTCGCCGACGCACTGGCAACGCTGCCGCGTCGGCAACGCGAGGCCTTCAGCCTGCGCGTGCTGGAAGAACTCGACGTCGCCACGACCGCGCGGGCGATGGGATGCAGCGAAGGCGCGGTGAAGACCCATCTGTCGCGAGCGCGCGAAGCGCTGCAGCGGCAACTGGAGGATTGGCGATGA
- a CDS encoding outer membrane beta-barrel protein encodes MKKTLIALALAAAPFASFASESNGIGYTNVQLDGVYEDSAGFYGKGAGISGSYAFTDNFFVTGSYSRTRDSDSWQSGKWYDRERLTNKNWTLGVGFNTSIGTRADWVSQLAYARHGVSSNYKSCYANTCYADNDSDHVSGYNLSTGVRGRVTDQLTANAYLGYEDYSHHYDGNFYADFDMGYSFNKTWSIETGVRLAEGMETWNLGARASF; translated from the coding sequence GTGAAGAAGACTCTGATTGCTCTGGCGCTCGCCGCCGCTCCGTTCGCCTCGTTCGCCAGTGAATCCAATGGCATCGGTTACACCAACGTCCAGCTGGACGGCGTTTACGAAGACAGCGCCGGCTTCTACGGCAAGGGCGCCGGCATCAGCGGCTCGTATGCCTTCACCGACAACTTTTTTGTGACCGGCAGTTACTCGCGGACGCGTGATAGCGACAGCTGGCAGTCCGGGAAGTGGTATGACCGTGAGCGTTTGACCAACAAGAACTGGACGCTTGGCGTTGGCTTCAACACGTCAATCGGCACCCGCGCAGATTGGGTCTCGCAGCTTGCCTATGCGCGCCATGGCGTCTCGTCCAACTACAAGTCCTGCTACGCCAACACCTGCTACGCCGATAACGACAGCGACCACGTCAGCGGCTACAACCTCAGCACCGGCGTGCGCGGCCGCGTGACCGATCAGCTGACCGCGAACGCCTACCTCGGCTACGAAGACTACAGCCACCACTACGACGGCAACTTCTACGCCGACTTCGACATGGGCTACAGCTTCAACAAGACCTGGAGCATCGAGACGGGCGTCCGCCTGGCCGAAGGCATGGAGACCTGGAACCTGGGCGCACGCGCCAGCTTCTGA
- a CDS encoding nitroreductase family protein, with amino-acid sequence MSLNTSDPRQIDQALAPLDARRSIPPKQLGEPGPDHPTLLRLLESAVRVPDHGKRVPFRFLSFQGQARLAFGERLAVRSRQRDPEASEAVIEKDRARFSHAPLVVAVIGRFGPDEKIPESERFSTASCVCFALLQAAQALGFGAIWLTGWLAYDPEVAHWLGLGEDERVVGFVHIGTPKLDAPERERPDPRELLTEWTPE; translated from the coding sequence ATGTCGCTAAACACTTCTGACCCCCGGCAAATCGACCAGGCTTTGGCCCCCCTGGACGCCCGCCGTTCGATCCCGCCCAAGCAACTGGGCGAGCCCGGCCCCGACCACCCCACCCTGCTGCGCCTGCTGGAGTCGGCGGTACGCGTGCCCGACCATGGCAAGCGCGTCCCGTTCCGCTTCCTGAGCTTCCAGGGGCAGGCCCGCCTCGCGTTCGGTGAACGCCTGGCGGTCCGCAGCCGCCAGCGCGACCCTGAGGCCAGCGAGGCGGTGATCGAGAAGGATCGGGCGCGATTCTCGCACGCCCCGCTGGTCGTTGCGGTCATCGGCCGGTTCGGGCCGGACGAAAAGATTCCTGAATCGGAGCGCTTCTCCACCGCCTCCTGCGTCTGCTTCGCCCTGCTGCAGGCCGCCCAGGCCCTGGGCTTCGGCGCGATCTGGCTGACCGGCTGGCTGGCCTACGACCCGGAAGTGGCCCACTGGCTCGGCCTGGGCGAGGACGAGCGGGTCGTGGGCTTCGTCCACATCGGCACGCCGAAGCTGGACGCCCCCGAACGCGAGCGCCCGGATCCGCGCGAGCTGCTGACCGAATGGACGCCGGAATGA
- the galE gene encoding UDP-glucose 4-epimerase GalE — translation MHILVCGGAGYVGSHAVSVLAEQGHRITVLDNLSTGHREAVRWGRLVDADLMAPTTLDRAFEDPVDAVMHFCARSLVAESLAQPYAYYQNNVAGTLHLLEAMQRHGVERIVFSSTAAVFGHPQAMLIDEAHPKAPINPYGASKWMVEEILRHAAQARGLRSVALRYFNAAGAAPERGIGESHSPETHLIPNVLRSALGTGPRLKVFGHDYPTPDGTCVRDYVHVLDLADAHVLALDLMEREPGAHAFNLGNGTGFSVLQVIETARRVTGRGISFDRAPRRAGDPAYLVASSEKARDVLGWSPRHSALETIIDSAWRWHLAPAF, via the coding sequence ATGCACATTCTGGTTTGCGGAGGAGCGGGCTACGTCGGTTCGCATGCCGTCAGCGTCCTGGCCGAACAGGGCCATCGCATCACCGTCCTGGACAATCTGAGCACCGGCCACCGCGAAGCGGTCCGGTGGGGGCGGCTGGTCGATGCCGACCTGATGGCCCCCACCACGCTCGACCGCGCCTTCGAGGACCCCGTCGACGCCGTGATGCATTTCTGCGCGCGCTCGCTGGTCGCCGAATCGCTGGCGCAGCCCTACGCCTATTACCAGAACAATGTCGCCGGCACGCTGCACCTGCTCGAGGCGATGCAACGCCATGGCGTGGAGCGGATCGTGTTCTCGTCCACCGCGGCGGTGTTCGGGCATCCGCAGGCGATGCTGATCGACGAAGCGCATCCGAAGGCGCCGATCAATCCCTACGGCGCCAGCAAATGGATGGTGGAGGAGATCCTGCGCCACGCCGCGCAGGCACGCGGACTGCGCTCGGTGGCGCTGCGCTATTTCAACGCCGCCGGCGCCGCGCCGGAACGCGGCATCGGCGAGTCGCACTCACCCGAGACCCACCTCATCCCCAACGTACTGCGCTCCGCGCTGGGCACGGGACCGCGCCTGAAGGTGTTCGGCCACGACTACCCGACGCCCGACGGCACCTGCGTGCGCGACTATGTGCACGTGCTGGACCTGGCCGACGCGCATGTGCTGGCGCTCGACCTGATGGAACGCGAACCCGGCGCGCACGCGTTCAACCTCGGCAACGGCACCGGGTTCTCGGTACTGCAGGTCATCGAGACGGCGCGCCGCGTCACCGGACGCGGGATTTCATTCGACCGCGCACCGCGACGCGCGGGCGATCCGGCCTACCTGGTCGCCTCCAGCGAGAAGGCGCGCGACGTGCTGGGCTGGTCGCCACGCCATTCCGCGCTGGAAACGATCATCGACAGCGCCTGGCGCTGGCACCTCGCACCGGCGTTCTGA
- a CDS encoding DUF3106 domain-containing protein: MPASFLLRSAMTLALAAIALPVFAADPPAPAQAQAQLPAWEQLTPAQRETLIGPVRERWNTQPEERQRMLDRAERWQQMTPEQRKRARHGMQRWEHMNPEQRDQARALFAKMRTLDEPQRKALKAQWRSMTPDQRREWVKANPAPADMPHGPPPGPPPRD; encoded by the coding sequence ATGCCCGCTTCCTTCCTGCTTCGCTCCGCGATGACGCTGGCCCTGGCCGCGATCGCACTGCCTGTCTTCGCCGCGGACCCGCCCGCTCCCGCTCAGGCCCAGGCGCAACTGCCTGCGTGGGAGCAACTGACGCCCGCGCAGCGCGAAACGCTGATCGGCCCCGTGCGCGAGCGTTGGAACACCCAGCCCGAAGAGCGCCAGCGCATGCTCGATCGCGCCGAGCGCTGGCAGCAGATGACGCCCGAACAGCGCAAGCGTGCGCGCCATGGCATGCAGCGCTGGGAGCACATGAACCCCGAACAGCGCGATCAGGCCCGCGCCCTGTTCGCGAAGATGCGCACGCTCGACGAGCCGCAGCGCAAGGCGCTGAAGGCGCAGTGGCGCTCGATGACGCCCGACCAGCGCCGCGAATGGGTGAAGGCCAACCCCGCCCCCGCCGACATGCCGCATGGCCCGCCGCCCGGTCCGCCGCCGCGCGACTGA